The Nycticebus coucang isolate mNycCou1 chromosome 2, mNycCou1.pri, whole genome shotgun sequence genome includes a window with the following:
- the LOC128598660 gene encoding translation initiation factor IF-2-like, which yields MRECGSERKRRHVCGAARACARQSPGTVGGRVGRSRSDPPPRPRRRAARAAGPGAARDTHPGSGRGSCAGALGGRAGLGAPGCPPPGLLRPPPPPRAPAARSAALPRLLSFSPAGGSGWGRARGLTAAPALLGGAEAWLLTALGSGRGRPPAGSLAASRLRGRPDSRPLPSATPAVPARSHSDAGPPHRVIYSWAPRRASKTCSALSFSGGVGRRREKFPEQTWSHFSFFQGGLHLIAVQIPLQSLQSPQHLNESEGTTVSSLWGSLPKSTVQRQSRKSSVLKAGEGLKNSPRKIKPSTEKERELQIQEDLPFCNQGYKVWSYGRYLVMTGK from the exons ATGAGGGAAtgtggaagtgaaaggaaaagacgACATGTTTGCGGCGCGGCGCGGGCCTGCGCGCGGCAGTCCCCGGGGACAGTCGGGGGGCGGGTCGGCCGCAGCCGCAGCGACCCACCCCCGCGCCCCCGCCGGCGCGCCGCCCGGGCTGCGGGGCCGGGGGCCGCGCGGGACACTCACCCTGGGTCCGGGCGCGGCTCCTGCGCTGGGGCCCTCGGCGGCcgggctgggctgggggctccTGGCTGCCCACCGCCCGGGCTGCTGCGCCCGCCGCCGCCTCCACGCGCGCCCGCCGCCCGCTCCGCCGCCCTCCCTCggctcctctctttctctccg GCTGGAGGGAGCGGGTGGGGAAGGGCTCGGGGCCTGACTGCGGCCCCCGCACTGCTGGGGGGCGCCGAGGCGTGGCTGCTGACAGCGCTGGGGTCTGGTCGCGGGCGGCCCCCTGCAGGCAGCCTCGCCGCCTCCAGGCTCCGGGGCAGGCCGGACAGCCGGCCTCTACCCTCCGCGACTCCCGCCGTCCCCGCGCGTTCCCACTCCGACGCAGGGCCGCCACACAGGGTCATTTATTCCTGGGCACCCAGGCGTGCTTCTAAGACCTGCTCTGCCCTCAGCTTCTCCGGAGGAGTGGGGAGAAGACGGGAAAAGTTCCCAGAGCAAACTTGGTCacatttctcatttttccaa GGAGGCCTACACTTGATAGCTGTCCAGATACCTCTGCAAAGTCTTCAGTCACCTCAACACCTAAATGAGTCAGAGGGAACAACTGTCTCTTCTCTGTGGG GCTCTTTACCCAAATCTACTGTCCAGAGACAGAGCCGGAAGTCCTCAGTCTTAAAGGCAGGAGAGGGTTTGAAAAACAGCCCAAGAAAAATCAAGCCCTCAACTGAAAAGGAAAGGGAGCTCCAGATTCAGGAAGACTTACCCTTTTGCAACCA AGGGTACAAGGTATGGAGTTATGGTCGCTATCTTGTGATGACAGGAAAATGA